The Gemmata palustris genome includes a region encoding these proteins:
- the rpsU gene encoding 30S ribosomal protein S21, with the protein MGLRMRVHDREPIGAALRRFKKLVERSGLKRELRAHEYYEKPCEARSRKEAKRRSAIKKAALGKPVKKERAY; encoded by the coding sequence ATGGGATTGCGCATGCGGGTTCACGACCGGGAGCCGATCGGGGCGGCCCTTCGGCGGTTCAAGAAGTTGGTCGAGCGGAGCGGGCTGAAGCGCGAACTGCGCGCCCACGAGTACTACGAAAAGCCGTGCGAGGCCCGCAGCCGTAAAGAGGCCAAGCGGCGCAGCGCGATCAAGAAGGCGGCCCTCGGCAAGCCGGTCAAGAAGGAACGGGCGTACTAA
- a CDS encoding RNA recognition motif domain-containing protein codes for MAKNLYVGNMSFSTTEDRLREIFSQYGTVTKVQLIMDRETGRPRGFAFVEMSDGGDEAIAALNGTQLDGRALTVNEAKPREGGGGGGGGRSGGGGGYGGGGGGYGGGGGGRSGGGGGYGGGGGGGRRY; via the coding sequence ATGGCGAAGAATTTGTATGTCGGGAACATGTCGTTCTCGACCACCGAGGACCGACTCCGGGAGATCTTCTCCCAGTACGGCACGGTGACCAAAGTGCAGCTGATTATGGACCGGGAAACCGGTCGCCCGCGCGGGTTCGCGTTCGTCGAGATGAGCGACGGCGGCGACGAGGCGATTGCGGCCCTTAACGGGACGCAGCTCGACGGCCGGGCACTGACCGTCAACGAGGCCAAGCCCCGTGAAGGTGGCGGCGGTGGCGGCGGTGGCCGTAGCGGTGGTGGCGGCGGTTACGGCGGCGGTGGTGGTGGCTACGGCGGTGGCGGCGGTGGCCGTAGCGGTGGTGGCGGCGGTTACGGCGGCGGTGGTGGTGGTGGTCGCCGGTACTAA
- a CDS encoding penicillin-binding protein activator LpoB → MDRRRFFGLAGTSLAGFTAATLLGCRGQQVGEVMKDNKKDLVGNTAAGAETFKPLIEEAVGKLLARQSAGLQPASVPAPAPKRICFVGLKNKSSEELFDFKDQIVEIIDTRINTSQVFAQISREFFVAGLREAQLQPDDLFVPTKQRQFIKVMESQGSPIDYLLFASLTSGTTRSTNDNTQKDYLLTLELVNIQTGTPDKESASIRKGYRKSHGLR, encoded by the coding sequence ATGGACCGTCGTCGCTTTTTCGGACTGGCCGGAACCTCGCTCGCGGGCTTCACCGCTGCCACCCTTTTGGGGTGCCGCGGGCAACAAGTCGGCGAGGTGATGAAGGACAACAAGAAAGACCTCGTCGGTAACACCGCGGCCGGGGCCGAGACGTTCAAGCCGCTCATCGAAGAGGCGGTCGGAAAGTTGCTCGCGCGCCAAAGCGCCGGTCTTCAGCCCGCGTCCGTCCCAGCACCGGCGCCAAAACGCATCTGCTTCGTGGGTTTGAAAAACAAGTCTTCTGAAGAGCTCTTCGACTTCAAAGACCAGATCGTTGAAATCATTGACACACGCATCAATACTTCGCAAGTCTTTGCACAGATTAGCCGCGAGTTCTTCGTAGCCGGCCTGCGCGAAGCACAGCTCCAGCCGGACGATTTGTTCGTGCCCACAAAGCAGCGCCAGTTTATTAAGGTCATGGAATCGCAGGGGAGCCCGATCGACTACCTGCTGTTTGCGAGCCTCACATCGGGTACGACCCGCTCCACTAACGACAACACGCAGAAGGACTACTTGCTCACGCTGGAACTGGTGAACATCCAGACCGGAACGCCGGACAAGGAGTCGGCCTCGATCCGCAAGGGGTACCGCAAGAGCCACGGGCTGCGCTGA
- a CDS encoding COG3014 family protein: MPRLLALALATAFLVGSGCTTHADRLQDIRSAYNTGNVSAAKTKIDAAIAKNGREADVLKLDRAMVLLSEGKPREAEATLREVRDRFEEKEGKDLAEGVLSMLADDQQLAYAGEDYEKVLIRVMLALSNLLGDGSDATAYALQVNQKQQQIIEKSKSTDGEGKNLKANYKFVSSGAYLHAALREETQTNYDDVARSLELVAKWQPDFAPIKQDLERAKNGRHSQKGNGVVYVFTLVGRGPYKEERSEIVSTVAMLIADRILTATGKQSLPPTIAPIKIPRVVRPINQIASVTVGADGKPAGRTETITDVGQMASEQCEALLPETLARAVVRRVVKKGVIYGVKEATGTDKTQMASLALNVVGVAWEATESADTRCWGLLPDKIQVLRLELPAGEHDLTLQPQGRNGSAMGAAETIRVQVRDGRNSYVLGNFPDSKLVGRLVTNGTGK, from the coding sequence ATGCCCAGACTGCTTGCGCTCGCACTCGCGACCGCGTTCCTGGTCGGGAGCGGGTGTACGACCCACGCGGACCGGCTGCAAGACATCCGCTCCGCGTACAACACCGGCAACGTGTCCGCGGCCAAAACGAAGATCGACGCGGCCATCGCCAAAAACGGCCGTGAGGCCGACGTGCTGAAACTCGACCGCGCGATGGTGCTGCTCTCCGAAGGTAAACCGCGCGAGGCGGAAGCCACCTTGCGCGAGGTGCGGGACCGCTTCGAGGAGAAAGAAGGCAAAGACCTCGCCGAGGGCGTGCTTTCCATGCTCGCGGACGACCAGCAACTCGCCTACGCGGGCGAGGACTACGAGAAGGTGCTGATCCGCGTCATGCTGGCGCTCAGTAACCTGCTCGGCGACGGGTCCGACGCGACCGCCTACGCGCTCCAGGTGAACCAGAAGCAGCAGCAAATCATCGAGAAATCGAAGAGCACCGACGGCGAGGGGAAGAACCTCAAGGCGAACTACAAGTTCGTGTCCTCGGGCGCGTACCTGCACGCCGCGCTGCGCGAAGAGACGCAAACGAACTACGACGACGTGGCCCGGTCACTGGAACTGGTCGCGAAGTGGCAGCCCGATTTCGCGCCGATCAAGCAAGATCTGGAACGCGCCAAGAACGGGCGGCACTCGCAGAAGGGCAACGGCGTCGTGTACGTGTTTACGCTGGTCGGGCGCGGACCGTACAAGGAAGAACGGTCCGAGATCGTCAGCACTGTGGCCATGTTGATCGCGGACCGGATACTCACCGCGACCGGCAAACAGTCGCTCCCGCCGACGATCGCCCCGATCAAGATCCCGCGCGTGGTGCGCCCGATCAACCAGATCGCGAGCGTGACCGTGGGCGCGGACGGCAAGCCCGCGGGCCGGACCGAAACGATCACCGACGTGGGCCAGATGGCCTCAGAACAGTGCGAAGCGCTGCTGCCCGAAACACTCGCGCGAGCCGTGGTGCGCCGGGTTGTGAAGAAGGGCGTGATCTACGGCGTGAAGGAAGCGACCGGCACCGACAAAACGCAAATGGCGAGTTTGGCCCTCAACGTCGTCGGGGTCGCGTGGGAAGCCACGGAATCCGCGGACACGCGGTGCTGGGGGCTGCTGCCGGACAAAATCCAGGTGCTGCGCCTCGAACTGCCCGCGGGCGAACACGACCTGACACTCCAGCCGCAGGGCCGCAACGGGTCCGCGATGGGCGCGGCCGAAACGATCCGCGTTCAGGTCCGCGACGGGCGCAACAGTTATGTGTTGGGGAACTTCCCCGACTCCAAACTCGTCGGGCGCCTCGTCACCAACGGTACGGGGAAGTAA